CAATAACTGGGACGGCCGCCGCCATGTGATGCGTTTCCACCGCGACAACGGCATTTGGGACATCTTTATTCCGGCAGTCAAACTCAATGCCCTCTACAAATTTGAAATCCGCGATGCCAACGGCGATGTACGCGAAAAAGCCGACCCGTATGCTTTCGGTGCGGAACTGCGCCCGACTACGGCATCTATCGTGCGCGGCTTGCCTGACGAAGTGGAAGAACCGGCTTTCCGCGCCCGTGCCAACGCCATTGATGCGCCGATCAGCATTTATGAAGTGCATTTGGGTTCATGGAAACGCAATCCGGAAAACAATTTCTGGCTGACTTACGAAGAGCTCGCCAAAGAGCTGGTGGCATACGTCAAAGACATGGGCTTTACCCATATCGAGTTTTTGCCTGTTTCTGAATATCCGTTTGACGGCTCATGGGGCTATCAGGCAACCGGTTTGTATGCACCGACCAGCCGTTTTGGTTCGCCGGAAGAATTGCGCGCACTGATTAAAGCTGCGCACGACGAGGGCATCAGCGTTATCCTCGACTGGGTAGTCGGCCATTTCCCGACCGACGATCACGGTCTGGCCAAGTTTGACGGCACCGCGCTGTACGAACACGCCGACCCGCGCGAAGGCTACCACCAAGACTGGAACACCCTGATTTACAACTTCGGCAGAAACGAAGTGAAAAACTTCCTGCAAGGTAATGCCCTGTATTGGATAGAACGTTTCGGCTTTGACGGTATCCGCGTTGATGCGGTTGCTTCGATGATTTACCGCAACTATTCACGCAAAGACGGCGAGTGGATTCCGAACCAATACGGCGGCCATGAAAACCTCGAAGCCATCGCTTTCCTGCGTGATACCAACACTATGTTGAAAGAGGAAGTTCCGGCAGCGACTGAAATCGCTGAAGAATCCACATCATTTGCCAATGTAACCCGCCAAGAAGGTTTGAACTTCAGCTTCAAATGGAATATGGGCTGGATGAACGATACTTTGCGTTACATGATGGAAGACCCCATCAACCGCAAATACCATCACAACAAAATGACCTTCGGCATGATGTACCAGTACAGCGAAAACTTTGTCCTGCCGCTTTCACACGATGAAGTCGTGCACGGCAAACGCTCGCTGCTCGGACGTATGCCCGGCGACTGCTGGCAACAATTTGCCAACCTGCGCGCCTACTACGGCTTTATGTACGGCTTCCCTGGCAAAAAACTCTTGTTTATGGGTAACGAGTTTGCACAAGGCCGCGAGTGGAACTACAACGAAGGACTGGATTGGTTCCTGTTGGAGCAAGAGGGAGGCTGGCACAAAGGCGTACAAGACTTTGTGCGCGAGTTGAACCATGTCTATAAAGACACCGCGCCGCTTTACCAATTAGACCAATGGCCTGAAGGCTTTGAATGGCTGGTTGCCGATGACGGCGACAATTCTGTATTCGTTTTCGAGCGACGCGACCGCGAAGGCAACCGCGTTATCGTGATCAGCAACTTCACGCCTGTGGTGCGCGAAGGCTACCGTTTCGGTGTGAACTCTGCCGGCGAATACCGCGAAATCCTCAATTCAGACGACCTGCATTACAAAGGCAGCGGCGTTTCTGCCGGCGCAACGGTGGAGACAGAAGAAGTTTGGTCGCATGGCAAACCAAACTCCCTGTCTGTTACCGTACCGCCGTTGGCAACCGTGTACCTGTATCAGGCGGCAGTCAAAGAAGAAGCGTAAATCAACTTTGAGGGTGGGCATTATGCCTGCCCAATCAGCTGAAAATTAAAAGATAGTGATATCAATATGACTCAAGGCCGTCTGAAAGATTTTCAGACGGCCTTATATTGGACACGAAACCAAATACATACCAAGGAATCATTCTATGTCTGCCAAATCATGGCATATCGAGGAAGGCAAGCCTTATCCCATGGGCGCGACCCTGACAAGTAAGGGTGCAAATTTCACTTTGTTTTCCATCAATGCCGAAAAGGTCGAATTGTGTCTGTTTGATAAGGATAAAGAAACCCGTTTGGAGATGCCTTCGCGGCGCGGTTCGGTATTTTACGGATTTGTGCCGGACGTTAAGGCGGGGCAGCGATACGGTTTCCGCGTGTATGGACGTGAAAACGCAGAATACGGCTCATGTTTTAATCCCAACAAATTGCTGATTGATCCGTATTCCAAAAAAATTGACGGCAAACCAAGCTACCGTACCGCCGAAGAAATGGCATGGTTCAGGCCGGAAGATGAACGCGACAATACCGCCGTTGCACCGAAAAGTGTCGTGATCGGACGCAGCCGATTTAATTGGGCCAAAGATTGCCGTCCGGAAATACCGTGGGGCAAAACCATTATTTATGAAGCCCATGTCAAAGGGTTTACCAAGCAGTTCCCCGATTTGAAGTACGCAGGCACTTATAAGGCCTTGAGTGATAAACGGGTTTTGACCTATTTGCAAGAGTTGGGGGTGACGACGGTCGAGTTGCTGCCGATTCATTATCATCTGGACGAATACCATCTTCAGCAGATGGGCTTGAGCAATTATTGGGGTTACAACACTTACTCCCATTTTGCCGTTGAGCCGTCTTATGCCGATAATCCCGAGCGTGCGGCGGCAGAGCTGAAACAGGCGGTTAAAGCCCTGCATCAGGCGGGTTTGGAAGTGATTTTGGATGTCGTGTACAACCACACGGCAGAACAGGACGACAAAGGCCCGATGCTGTGTCAGCGCGGTATCGACAACACTTTATGGTATTGGCACACCTCTTACGGCAGCTATGAGAACTGGTCAGGTTGCGGCAATACGCTCAATATTGTCCGTCGCGACGTTACCCGTTGGGCGGCAGACAGCCTGCGCTATTGGGCTGAAGAGTTTCATGTTGACGGCTTCCGATTCGACTTGGGAACCGTATTGGGACGCGAACCCGATTTCCAATCATATGGCCGTTTTTTCCAAGTCCTGTATCAAGACCCGGTATTGGCCGGTTTGAAGCTGATTGTCGAAGCATGGGACATCGGCGAGGGCGGCTATCACTTGGGCAATTTCCCGCAACCTTTTGCCGAATGGAACGGCCGTTTCCGCGATGATATGCGCGCGTTTTGGTCGTGGGAAAGCGGTAATTTAGGTGCATTTGCCGAACGCTTGGCCGGGTCGTCCGATATTTTCAACCACAGCGGCCGCCGACCGTCTGCCAGCATCAACTTCATTACCGCACATGACGGCTTCACTCTGCACGATTTGGTCAGCTACAACGAAAAACACAACGAAGCGAATGGTGAAAACAACCGCGACGGGCATAATGAAAACATCAGCTACAACCACGGCGTAGAAGGCGAAACCGATGATGAAGAGGTTTTGCTCAACCGCGAATACACGTCCAAAGCGTTGCTTGCCTCCTTATTTTTATCCAACGGTACGCCCATGCTGTTGGCCGGCGATGAGTTCGGCAACAGTCAGCAAGGCAACAACAACAGCTACTGCCAAGATAATCCGATTACATGGTTGGATTGGCAAAATGAGTCCCATGCGTTGCAAAATTACACTCAAGAGCTGATACGTGTCCGCAGCCAAATCAAGCTGCTGACAGATGATTGTTGGTGGGAAAAAGAGCGTGTGCAATGGCTCAATGCCGATAGCAGCCCAATGACCGAATATTGTTGGCACAACAGGGGCAGTAAGGCGATTCAGATCGTTTTGGATGATGAGTGGCTGCTGTTGGTAAATGCCAAACGTAGTCGTCAGTTATTTAATCTGCCTCAAGGTAATTGGAAAATTTCTTGCGTACCATCAGAGAAATTAAATTACGAAGAATCAGGGAAATGTGTTGTTGAGCATATGGGGATTTGGATTTTGCATAAAACAAATTAAATGAGAATTAAACTATTGTTTGATTAACTCTTTGATATGTTGTTGGTATTTGTTCATTTTTGGCTTCGTGGTATAAATCGAAAATGCCGATGATATGATTGATGGGTTAGTTGTTAATTAAATGTTTTATAAAGAAAAAAATATCCTTTTTTTAAATCTTTCCGCTATAATTCCTTGTTGTGTAACAAACCTACGCGTCATTCCTTTCAGACGGCCTGTTACCGTTGTCAGGCCGTCTGAAAACCGAGTTTCGTTGTTTTTAATAAAACCATCAGGCGCGTTGTCCAGTGCCTCACGCTAGAGAAAGGCTTCCATGGCTAAGAAAAAACTCCCTATCTCCGGTTACGATTACGTAATGCCTAAACCGGACGCCGAAACCATCCGTAAATCCATCGTTTACAAGCTGATTTTCATCTTGGGCGTAGATCCGAAGGAGGCAACTTCACACCAATGGCTCAACGCCGCCATGCTT
Above is a genomic segment from Neisseria subflava containing:
- the glgX gene encoding glycogen debranching protein GlgX, producing MSAKSWHIEEGKPYPMGATLTSKGANFTLFSINAEKVELCLFDKDKETRLEMPSRRGSVFYGFVPDVKAGQRYGFRVYGRENAEYGSCFNPNKLLIDPYSKKIDGKPSYRTAEEMAWFRPEDERDNTAVAPKSVVIGRSRFNWAKDCRPEIPWGKTIIYEAHVKGFTKQFPDLKYAGTYKALSDKRVLTYLQELGVTTVELLPIHYHLDEYHLQQMGLSNYWGYNTYSHFAVEPSYADNPERAAAELKQAVKALHQAGLEVILDVVYNHTAEQDDKGPMLCQRGIDNTLWYWHTSYGSYENWSGCGNTLNIVRRDVTRWAADSLRYWAEEFHVDGFRFDLGTVLGREPDFQSYGRFFQVLYQDPVLAGLKLIVEAWDIGEGGYHLGNFPQPFAEWNGRFRDDMRAFWSWESGNLGAFAERLAGSSDIFNHSGRRPSASINFITAHDGFTLHDLVSYNEKHNEANGENNRDGHNENISYNHGVEGETDDEEVLLNREYTSKALLASLFLSNGTPMLLAGDEFGNSQQGNNNSYCQDNPITWLDWQNESHALQNYTQELIRVRSQIKLLTDDCWWEKERVQWLNADSSPMTEYCWHNRGSKAIQIVLDDEWLLLVNAKRSRQLFNLPQGNWKISCVPSEKLNYEESGKCVVEHMGIWILHKTN